The following proteins are co-located in the Gemmatimonadaceae bacterium genome:
- a CDS encoding CsbD family protein: MDGVTAVHPGRREPEGDSQLTCLWQAKPDRLTGMPLAYPVPAANRGRFIPEVEGDIMDKDLKSRGLENEIKGKAKEMKGDLRGDLGDATDNTSEHIKGRKEQLEGKIQKNFGKAEKKLDPDT, encoded by the coding sequence TTGGACGGAGTTACCGCGGTCCACCCCGGGCGCAGAGAACCCGAAGGCGACAGTCAATTAACGTGCCTTTGGCAGGCAAAACCAGACCGGTTGACCGGCATGCCGCTTGCTTATCCTGTACCCGCCGCAAATCGCGGCCGATTCATTCCTGAAGTAGAGGGGGATATAATGGACAAAGACCTGAAATCCCGTGGCCTAGAGAACGAGATCAAGGGAAAGGCGAAGGAAATGAAGGGCGACCTTCGTGGCGATCTCGGCGATGCGACGGACAATACCAGCGAGCACATCAAGGGAAGAAAGGAACAGCTCGAAGGCAAGATCCAGAAGAATTTCGGCAAGGCGGAGAAGAAGCTCGACCCCGACACCTGA